The following are encoded in a window of Amycolatopsis lexingtonensis genomic DNA:
- a CDS encoding HSP90 family protein → MSRTFQVDLRGVVDLLSRHLYSSPRVYVRELLQNAVDAVTARRAREPGAPAEIAVEVGDGVLSVTDTGIGLTEAQVHELLATIGRSSKRDELGFQRHEFLGQFGIGLLSAFLVADEVRVVTRSVDGGPAVAWTGRSDGTYAIGPGERDEPGTTVTLDARPGAEQWFVPGTVAELATLYGSMLPFGITVDGRPVTTPVPWAHDDRAPGQRQADLVGYAQDTLGFTPFDVVELDVPAAGLTGVAYVLPFPASPAEHGGHRVYLKRMLLAENAPGLLPDWAFFARCVVDAGELRPTASREALYDDGQLESAREALGDRLRGWLAGLARTAPDRLNRFLGIHHLGVKALALHDDEMLRLVEQWWPLETNVGRMTMAEFRGRYGLLRYCATTDEFQQLAGVAAAQDIAVINGGYTYDSELAERMRSLEPDLVVTRLDPSDLTTAFDELDSATALATRPFVAAAQRHLDRLGCEVVLREFQPSSLPVLYLLNRAAAFAGELRSTKEQVDELWAGVLSAFEKPAEDRPQLVLNHRNPLVRRISLLRDDTLRGLAVESLYGQALLFGRHPIRPADAALLNRSFLGLLEQAVPEEETR, encoded by the coding sequence GTGAGCCGCACTTTTCAGGTGGATCTTCGCGGGGTCGTCGACCTCCTCAGCCGCCACCTCTACTCGAGCCCGCGCGTGTACGTGCGGGAGCTGCTGCAGAACGCCGTCGACGCGGTGACTGCCCGCCGCGCGCGGGAACCCGGCGCGCCCGCGGAGATCGCGGTCGAGGTCGGCGACGGCGTCCTGAGCGTCACCGACACCGGGATCGGCCTGACCGAAGCCCAGGTGCACGAACTGCTCGCGACGATCGGGCGAAGCTCCAAAAGGGACGAACTGGGCTTCCAGCGCCACGAGTTCCTCGGCCAGTTCGGGATCGGGCTGCTGTCGGCGTTCCTCGTCGCCGACGAGGTGCGCGTCGTGACGCGGTCGGTGGACGGCGGCCCGGCCGTCGCGTGGACCGGCCGGTCCGACGGCACGTACGCCATCGGGCCGGGCGAACGGGACGAGCCGGGCACCACGGTGACCCTCGACGCGCGTCCCGGCGCCGAGCAGTGGTTCGTCCCCGGGACGGTCGCCGAGCTCGCCACGCTGTACGGCTCGATGCTGCCGTTCGGGATCACCGTCGACGGCCGGCCGGTCACCACGCCCGTGCCGTGGGCCCACGACGACCGCGCGCCCGGGCAGCGGCAGGCCGACCTGGTCGGCTACGCGCAGGACACCCTGGGCTTCACGCCGTTCGACGTCGTCGAGCTGGACGTGCCCGCCGCCGGGCTGACCGGCGTGGCGTACGTGCTGCCGTTCCCGGCCAGCCCGGCCGAGCACGGCGGCCACCGCGTCTACCTCAAGCGGATGCTGCTCGCGGAGAACGCGCCCGGGCTGCTGCCGGACTGGGCGTTCTTCGCCCGCTGCGTCGTCGACGCGGGCGAGCTGCGGCCGACGGCGAGCCGGGAAGCGCTTTACGACGACGGACAGCTGGAGTCGGCGCGCGAGGCGCTCGGCGACCGGCTGCGCGGCTGGCTCGCCGGGCTGGCGCGGACCGCGCCCGACCGGCTGAACCGCTTCCTCGGCATCCACCACCTCGGCGTCAAGGCGCTCGCCCTGCACGACGACGAGATGCTGCGGCTGGTCGAGCAGTGGTGGCCGCTGGAGACGAACGTCGGCCGGATGACCATGGCCGAGTTCCGCGGCCGCTACGGGCTGCTGCGCTACTGCGCCACCACCGACGAGTTCCAGCAGCTGGCCGGCGTCGCGGCCGCGCAGGACATCGCCGTGATCAACGGCGGCTACACCTACGACAGCGAGCTGGCCGAGCGGATGCGGTCGCTCGAACCGGACCTGGTGGTGACCCGGCTCGACCCGAGCGACCTCACCACCGCGTTCGACGAGCTCGACAGCGCGACCGCGCTGGCCACCCGGCCGTTCGTCGCGGCCGCGCAGCGCCACCTCGACCGGCTGGGCTGCGAGGTCGTGCTGCGCGAGTTCCAGCCGTCCAGCCTGCCGGTGCTCTACCTGCTCAACCGCGCCGCCGCGTTCGCCGGCGAGCTGCGGTCCACCAAGGAGCAGGTCGACGAGCTGTGGGCGGGCGTGCTCTCGGCGTTCGAGAAGCCCGCCGAGGACCGTCCGCAGCTGGTGCTCAACCACCGCAACCCGCTGGTGCGGCGGATCAGCCTGCTGCGGGACGACACGCTGCGCGGGCTGGCCGTCGAATCGCTCTACGGGCA